The genomic stretch GACTATTAATAAATATCAATTAAAATGAAGATCCCGAAAAAAGCGAGGCCACAAAGTCACGAAGACACGAAGTACCACGAAGTGGAAAAACTTAGTGGTCCTTTGTGCCTTTGCGCCTTCGTGGCAATAAAATGATGAATAGTATGTCCGAACATTAATAAATATCAATTAAAATGAAGATCCCGAAAAAAGCGAGGCCACAAAGTCACGAAGACACAAAGTACCACGAAGTGGAAAAACTTAGTGGTCCTTTGTGCCTTTGCGTCTTCGTGGCAAAAAAAAGATGAATAGTATTACCGACTATTAGTAAATATCAATTAAAATGAAGATCCCGAAAAAAGCGAGGCCACAAAGTCACGAAGTACCACGAAGAGTAGTGATTTTGGGTGTATAGATGAAAGAATAGAGTTGATGGATTATGGATCTGGATTTGGTTTAAGAAGCTAAAAACATCGCCTGAAGAGAATGAAAAATTTCTTTAAAAATTGAATTTCTCAAAATCAAACCAAATGTAGTTTAGACTGGCGATTTAATAATTTAGCTTCGCTTTCTTTTCGATCAGGATCAGGAACGCAACAATCTACCGGACAAACTGCGGCACATTGCGGTTCTTCGTGAAAACCTTTACATTCCGTGCATTTATCGGGTACGATATAATAATATTCGTTGCTTACGGGTTTTAATTTATCATCCGCATTTACCTGAGTGCCGTCTTCCAATTTATATAGACCGCTTAATTTCGTTCCATCAGCCATGGCCCATTCAATTCCACCTTCGTAAATGGCATTATTCGGACATTCCGGTTCGCATGCCCCGCAATTGATACACTCTTCTGTAATAATTATCGCCATTCTGAAGGTCTTAAAATTGAATCCTTGTTTTCAAACTACAATGGAGTAACAAGAGCAGATTTAGATTGTTTAATGTAATTTAAAATCTTTGCCAATCCTATTTTATAAGAAATGACTGAAGCACTTGATTATTATTGGCAGCAATGATCATATGTTTATTTTTTCCTCTTACAATGCGCATTTCTCTAAGATCGTGTTGCAATTTTAATCCTGACATGGCATTTAATACAGGTACCCATTGCCCTTGAGGAGTATTGATAAAAATTTGTCCAACATTTGCGTCATTACGTGCGGTTTCAACTTCTCTGTTGTAATAATTTCCGGCGATTAGTAAATCAGAAATTCCATCCTGATTAAAATCATAAAAAGCCATACTTTGTAAAGTAGAAAGTTGAGCTTCTTTGGGCAAAGGCGAAACTTCAAAGCCATTACTCCCTTTGTTATAAAGAATGAGACTCCTGAATTCAGTTGCAATTTTTTTGGTAGTGCCATCCATTTTTCCTTCCAGAATTTCTTCAAGAGAGGCTTTCGCAAATTGATCATAAGTTTTGAACTTATCTGAAATAAAGGGCATTTGTTCAGAAGAACATTGTCTGCCTCTTACGGGATAAAGTTTGCCCTCTTTGCTTTTGGATGCCAGGTAAGTATCCCAGCTTCCATTTTTATCAAAATCATTGATGTACAAATGAAAAGGTTTTTCTTTGCTCGCTTTAAATTTTGCATTTAAACCCAAATTTCCAAGCACTAAATCTTTTTTACCATCATTGTTTACATCTACCGGGATCACAATATTCCACCAACCAAACAGACTGTCAGTTTTTAATTCTTTGGTAACTTCTGTGAACTTGTTTACATCATTTCTAAAAATGCGCACTGTTGACCATTCGCCCACAACTACTAAATCTGCATCCAAATCCAGATCCATATCAAAGAAACATGCACTGGTCACACATTCAAAGGGTTCAGCCATTTCCGGGCACCATTCTTTTGTTTGATCTTTAAATATTCCTTTATCATTGATCAGCAAAGCACTTCTTTCAGAAAGTCCGTATTTGCCTGGAACTAATCTGCCTCCAAGAAATAAATCCAGATCGCCGTCACCATCAATATCGGCTGCCTCCGCTGTGCTTTTACTAAATAATAGTTTAGGTATATTTTGTGATGCATCTGTGAAGTTGGCTTTGCCGTCATTCAGATAAAGGTGGTCTGCAAATAAAGGAGATCCTTCCGGAAATTCATTGCTACCGCTAACGGTATAGATATCTATATCTCCGTCATTGTCCGCGTCAAAAAACGTAACATCCAATACTTCTTGTGAAGCATATTTATTCCAGGGTTGAGATGGAGATTTTACAAATTGATCATCGCTGCTCTGGAGGAGGAGTTGACATGCAGTGCCTGAAGAACCACTTAAAAATACATCATCAAGCCCATCATTATTCAAATCTCCGCTTTCAAGTGCCGGGCCAAGAGTCGATTGTTTATAGGGAATTAAAACTTCTTTTTTGTAGTCATCGTATTTATTTTCTTGATGGCTAATTTTATCAAAGCATTTGGGAGTTATTTCTTCGGTAAGTATGAAAGGCACTCTTTGAAGCAGTTGTTCTGCGATTGTGGAAGTGGCCTCTTCTTCTTTTATTTTAAAACGGAATTGACTTTTACATTTTTTAATTGCAATGTTTTTCCGGATGGCCATCTAACGATAAGTGAATCTACATTTTCAATTTTGTCTAATCCAAAAGTCAGTATAGGTTCGGAACAAGACATATAACCTCTGGTATTGTAGAGCTCAGCTATTTGCATTTTGTTTTCTCCGTAATAAATTAATGCACGTGCACCAAATGACTTGTGATTTTTTTGTTTACTTTCCAATTGAAGGCGCAAAAAATTTCCTGTTTTATGATCTGTTGCGAGGTTCTTATAAATGAATGCATCCTGATTCATATTGTTTACGATCAAATCTACATCCCCATCATTATCCAGATCTCCATACGAGGCACCTTGTGAAAAAGACTTATCTTCCAATCCCCATTTAGCTGACATATTATCGAAGTGTAATAAGCCATCATTGCGATACATATAATTTGAAAGAGGCATGGAAGGTCCTTTTTCTATAATTTCCAGATTGGAAGTTTTTTTATTTTTAAACGCATCAAAAGCATAACTGATAAAATCCCGGTTTCGAATGTCGCGAAGGATTCCATTGGTGATATACAAATCCTTGAATCCATCGAGATCAAAATCAGAAAATAATACACTCCAGGACCAATCTGTTTTTGCAACCCCTGCCATCAATCCAATTTCACTGAATAAGCCATTGCCTTGGTTGAGTTGCAAAGTATTAAACATGTATTGAAAATTATGTCCGCTGTTTGCAAATTTCCAGAATGTTTCGGGACTCATGGCAGACATATTTGTTTTGTTGCGATAATGATCTTCCGGAGTCATATCTGCAACAAAAATGTCAAGCCAGCCATCATTATTAATGTCAGCTGCGTCTGCACCCATGCTGAAATTACTGATGTGTTTCATCGCCAATGTCGAAACATTTTGGAAAGTACCGTTTCCATTATTTACATATAAAAAATCTCCATAATCATAATCGTTGGCGATATAAATATCAGGATAACCATCATTGAAAAAATCGCCGATGGTTACACTTAAGCCGAATGCAAAATTTTGCACTCCTGCAGCTTCTGTTACATTTATAAATTTACCGTTTCCTTCATTGCGGTAGAGATGATCTGAGTACTGATAGTCAGGAATCCCCTTGCTCATGATGGGGTTTCTGGTTTCATTGTGATTGGGCGGCTGGTTAACGACATATACATCCAGATCGCCATCGAGATCATAATCAAAAAATGCTGCATGAATTGAAAATCCGGGATCGTCCAATCCAAATTCTTTGGCGCGTTCTGTAAAAGTGTTGTTTTGATTATTGATGTAAAGTTTATTGCGTCTTTTTTCGGGATCCAGAAACATATGGCAACATACATAGATGTCATCGTATCCATCGCTGTTGACATCTGCAATAGCTACGCCGGCGGTCCATTCATTTCCGCCTTCAATGCCAGCGGCTTTCGAAATGTCTTCAAATTTAAATTGGCCTTTGTTTAAATATAATTTTTCGGCATTCTGATTGGAAACAAAAAACACATCTTGTAATCCATCATTGTTTACATCGAGAATTGCTGTTCCAGCACCTGTATAAAAGCCGTCATAAATGAGCACATTTTCTTCTTCTGTTTCCTTCAATTGATTGTTAAATTGAATACCGGTTTGATCACTTGCCAATTTTTCAAATTTCATTTCAGATGAATCTGATGTTTGCTTTTGATCCTGATTGCAGGAACTAAAAAATCCTAAAAACAAAGTAAAAATCAACATTAATAAGATTCGCGTAGAAAAATTATTGAAATCCTGCTTTTTGAAAATGTAAGTATTAAATAGATTCATCATATATCGAATTTTAATGCGGCAATTTGGTGTGCTATTAAAGCTTGCAAAGATAAGGATAAATGTGGTACTGCACTTTTGATGAAATTTATTAACAAGTTATCTAACAGCTTTATTGATCTAAGTGAAATCACTCAAAAACTCATATTGCTGAACAATAAAAAAACTGATCACTGTTTGGATTGTCAGAAATCAGATAAATGGAGCAGTACTATTAAAGTGGAATAT from Saprospiraceae bacterium encodes the following:
- a CDS encoding 4Fe-4S dicluster domain-containing protein — encoded protein: MAIIITEECINCGACEPECPNNAIYEGGIEWAMADGTKLSGLYKLEDGTQVNADDKLKPVSNEYYYIVPDKCTECKGFHEEPQCAAVCPVDCCVPDPDRKESEAKLLNRQSKLHLV
- a CDS encoding VCBS repeat-containing protein; protein product: MAIRKNIAIKKCKSQFRFKIKEEEATSTIAEQLLQRVPFILTEEITPKCFDKISHQENKYDDYKKEVLIPYKQSTLGPALESGDLNNDGLDDVFLSGSSGTACQLLLQSSDDQFVKSPSQPWNKYASQEVLDVTFFDADNDGDIDIYTVSGSNEFPEGSPLFADHLYLNDGKANFTDASQNIPKLLFSKSTAEAADIDGDGDLDLFLGGRLVPGKYGLSERSALLINDKGIFKDQTKEWCPEMAEPFECVTSACFFDMDLDLDADLVVVGEWSTVRIFRNDVNKFTEVTKELKTDSLFGWWNIVIPVDVNNDGKKDLVLGNLGLNAKFKASKEKPFHLYINDFDKNGSWDTYLASKSKEGKLYPVRGRQCSSEQMPFISDKFKTYDQFAKASLEEILEGKMDGTTKKIATEFRSLILYNKGSNGFEVSPLPKEAQLSTLQSMAFYDFNQDGISDLLIAGNYYNREVETARNDANVGQIFINTPQGQWVPVLNAMSGLKLQHDLREMRIVRGKNKHMIIAANNNQVLQSFLIK
- a CDS encoding CRTAC1 family protein — translated: MMNLFNTYIFKKQDFNNFSTRILLMLIFTLFLGFFSSCNQDQKQTSDSSEMKFEKLASDQTGIQFNNQLKETEEENVLIYDGFYTGAGTAILDVNNDGLQDVFFVSNQNAEKLYLNKGQFKFEDISKAAGIEGGNEWTAGVAIADVNSDGYDDIYVCCHMFLDPEKRRNKLYINNQNNTFTERAKEFGLDDPGFSIHAAFFDYDLDGDLDVYVVNQPPNHNETRNPIMSKGIPDYQYSDHLYRNEGNGKFINVTEAAGVQNFAFGLSVTIGDFFNDGYPDIYIANDYDYGDFLYVNNGNGTFQNVSTLAMKHISNFSMGADAADINNDGWLDIFVADMTPEDHYRNKTNMSAMSPETFWKFANSGHNFQYMFNTLQLNQGNGLFSEIGLMAGVAKTDWSWSVLFSDFDLDGFKDLYITNGILRDIRNRDFISYAFDAFKNKKTSNLEIIEKGPSMPLSNYMYRNDGLLHFDNMSAKWGLEDKSFSQGASYGDLDNDGDVDLIVNNMNQDAFIYKNLATDHKTGNFLRLQLESKQKNHKSFGARALIYYGENKMQIAELYNTRGYMSCSEPILTFGLDKIENVDSLIVRWPSGKTLQLKNVKVNSVLK